One segment of Thermoanaerobacter kivui DNA contains the following:
- the hisZ gene encoding ATP phosphoribosyltransferase regulatory subunit: MIYLPDGVQDFLPEEYRVKRKIEEKFREVFIKFGYQEIMPPTFEYSDNFSVLFDENNLYRFFDKKGNILALRPDVTTQIARIVSTKLKGSFPLKLCYVANVYRYDDPQVGKMREFTQAGIELIGTNHEESDAEIITVAIEALKSIGIEDFKVDVGQVEFFKRVVEDLELQNEEINLLREFLQQKNQSAIEEFINDKGIRGKKAKFLSELPLLFGGEEVLKRAKELYDTPKLGETIDYLERVYRILKDFGMEEYISFDLGMVQNLNYYTGIIFRCFVKGIGYAICTGGRYDGLLGIFGEHIPATGFAISVERSMLALQKQKKDIVDKSWRVLIKYKENLRSNAYKKATFLRDEGKIVEMYSYEKAKHVDENSFDEIIDMGE; the protein is encoded by the coding sequence ATGATATATTTGCCTGATGGTGTACAAGATTTTTTGCCGGAAGAATATAGAGTTAAGCGCAAAATAGAAGAAAAGTTTAGAGAGGTTTTTATAAAATTTGGCTATCAAGAGATAATGCCTCCTACTTTTGAATATAGCGATAATTTTTCTGTTTTGTTTGATGAAAACAATTTGTACAGGTTTTTCGATAAAAAGGGAAATATATTAGCTTTAAGGCCAGATGTGACTACTCAAATAGCGAGAATTGTGTCTACAAAGTTAAAAGGTAGTTTCCCACTTAAGTTATGCTATGTCGCTAATGTCTATCGCTATGATGACCCTCAGGTAGGAAAAATGAGAGAATTTACTCAGGCAGGGATTGAACTTATAGGTACAAATCATGAAGAATCTGATGCAGAGATAATAACAGTTGCGATAGAGGCTTTAAAAAGTATTGGAATAGAGGACTTTAAAGTGGATGTGGGACAGGTGGAATTTTTTAAAAGAGTAGTGGAAGATTTAGAGCTACAAAATGAAGAAATAAACCTTTTAAGAGAGTTTTTGCAACAGAAAAATCAATCTGCGATAGAAGAATTCATAAATGATAAAGGAATTAGGGGCAAAAAAGCAAAGTTTTTAAGTGAACTTCCTCTTTTATTTGGTGGCGAAGAAGTGCTTAAAAGAGCAAAAGAGCTTTATGATACTCCTAAACTAGGTGAAACGATAGATTACCTTGAAAGAGTATATAGAATATTAAAAGATTTTGGTATGGAAGAGTATATAAGTTTTGACTTAGGAATGGTGCAAAATCTTAATTATTATACTGGTATCATATTCAGGTGTTTTGTTAAAGGGATTGGTTATGCTATATGTACCGGAGGAAGGTATGATGGCCTTTTGGGAATTTTTGGAGAGCACATTCCAGCGACAGGTTTTGCTATAAGTGTGGAAAGGTCAATGCTGGCACTTCAAAAACAGAAAAAAGATATTGTTGATAAATCCTGGAGAGTTTTAATAAAATACAAGGAAAACTTAAGAAGTAATGCTTACAAGAAAGCTACTTTCTTAAGAGATGAGGGAAAAATTGTAGAGATGTATAGTTATGAAAAAGCGAAGCATGTTGATGAAAATAGCTTTGACGAAATTATAGATATGGGGGAATAA
- a CDS encoding Uma2 family endonuclease yields the protein MPLPKEIYTYADYIAWPDNERIELIDGQIYLMISPSRTHQRILGQLFYQFFDYLKDKSCEVYMAPFDVRFPDGNEKDEKDIKTVVQPDIVVVCDESKLDEKGCTGAPDLIIEIISPSTAQKDKLHKFNLYEKYGVKEYWIVEPENKILSVFILQDNERYGRPNIYTQDDKVKVSIFEDLVIDLKTVLI from the coding sequence ATGCCTTTGCCAAAAGAAATATATACTTATGCAGATTATATAGCGTGGCCAGACAATGAAAGAATAGAACTGATTGATGGCCAAATTTACTTGATGATTTCCCCTTCAAGAACTCATCAAAGGATCTTGGGACAGCTTTTCTACCAATTCTTTGATTATCTCAAAGATAAATCGTGTGAAGTATATATGGCACCTTTTGATGTAAGGTTTCCTGACGGAAATGAGAAGGACGAGAAAGATATAAAGACTGTAGTTCAGCCTGATATAGTTGTTGTGTGTGATGAATCCAAGCTTGATGAGAAGGGATGTACGGGAGCTCCTGATTTGATAATCGAAATTATTTCGCCTTCAACAGCGCAGAAAGATAAACTCCACAAGTTTAACTTGTATGAAAAGTATGGTGTGAAAGAATATTGGATAGTAGAACCCGAAAACAAAATCCTAAGTGTGTTTATTTTACAGGATAATGAAAGATATGGACGACCCAACATATATACACAAGATGATAAAGTTAAAGTTTCTATTTTTGAAGATCTTGTAATTGATTTAAAAACAGTACTAATATGA
- a CDS encoding nucleotidyltransferase domain-containing protein translates to MIEATELLKYSLEDELKRITNIIIEKCNPERIILFGSMANGTAKEWSDIDLVVIMNTDLRFADRTLYLMRLTHPRVGVDFLVYTPEEEELFKKNRNLFYTEEVLKKGVLLYDRSS, encoded by the coding sequence ATGATAGAAGCTACTGAATTATTAAAGTATTCCTTAGAAGATGAGCTAAAGAGGATAACGAATATTATTATTGAAAAGTGCAATCCAGAGAGGATAATACTTTTCGGGTCAATGGCTAATGGTACTGCTAAGGAATGGAGCGATATTGACTTAGTCGTGATAATGAATACGGATTTAAGATTTGCTGATAGAACTTTATATTTAATGAGACTTACCCATCCTAGAGTAGGAGTTGATTTTTTAGTATATACACCAGAAGAAGAAGAGTTGTTTAAGAAGAATAGAAACCTATTTTATACCGAAGAGGTACTCAAGAAGGGGGTCTTATTGTATGACAGAAGTTCATAA
- a CDS encoding HEPN domain-containing protein — MTEVHKYSQWLDYANDDLKAAKELLKTDLHNISCRKSFKSLFGF; from the coding sequence ATGACAGAAGTTCATAAATATAGTCAGTGGTTAGATTATGCTAATGACGATTTGAAGGCAGCAAAAGAACTGTTAAAAACTGATTTGCATAATATTAGCTGTAGAAAAAGCTTTAAAAGCCTATTTGGCTTTTAA
- a CDS encoding HEPN domain-containing protein, translating to MAFNNVNPPQVHNLITLLELCINLDKEFEI from the coding sequence TTGGCTTTTAATAATGTAAATCCTCCTCAAGTCCACAATTTGATCACTTTGTTAGAATTGTGTATAAACTTGGACAAAGAATTTGAAATTTGA
- a CDS encoding HEPN domain-containing protein, protein MEFLDSYYIPTRYPSAPIGYLPGGKPNKDNATKAFEKAENSVKYLIKLIEDKKK, encoded by the coding sequence ATGGAATTTTTAGACTCCTATTATATTCCAACAAGATATCCAAGTGCTCCTATTGGCTATTTACCTGGTGGCAAACCTAATAAAGATAATGCTACCAAGGCATTTGAAAAAGCTGAAAATTCTGTGAAATATCTAATTAAACTTATAGAAGATAAGAAAAAGTGA
- a CDS encoding DUF4340 domain-containing protein: MKIFKTTIVLLVIFAVLFGYYFYESKTNKPVKEDNKIFTFKNNDVNSLKIEKKGKTLIDFKKEGDTWFIKEPIDYKADSIYVDELLDSLTSLTFDRTLEGDLSTYGLDKPSYAIKVSLKNGKSYSLFIGNKSPVKENYQEGYYAKTDGDKIYRVNASSLENFFLTDDYVYKYMEKFVVSIPKNEITKLVFYQDGKEYQIQKGEKDNWQIDGKAIKADYVDNLLDGIVLLQISGLDEGKNISQGETPFAFDVYGKDKVEKISFAKRDTENKYVLVNGHCIGQYVTSKDIKNLQDSLDKLIK, translated from the coding sequence ATGAAGATTTTTAAAACCACTATTGTTTTGCTGGTAATATTCGCTGTTCTTTTTGGCTACTATTTTTATGAAAGTAAAACCAATAAACCTGTTAAAGAAGACAACAAAATTTTTACCTTCAAAAATAACGATGTAAATTCTTTAAAAATAGAAAAAAAAGGGAAAACTTTAATTGATTTTAAAAAAGAGGGCGATACATGGTTTATAAAAGAACCTATTGATTACAAAGCAGATAGCATTTATGTTGATGAATTATTAGACAGCTTGACATCTCTCACTTTTGATAGAACATTAGAAGGTGATTTATCCACTTATGGCCTTGACAAACCTTCTTATGCGATAAAAGTATCTTTAAAAAATGGAAAAAGCTATTCACTTTTTATAGGAAATAAATCTCCTGTAAAAGAAAATTACCAAGAGGGTTATTATGCAAAAACTGATGGAGATAAAATTTACAGAGTCAATGCTTCTTCTTTAGAGAATTTCTTTCTGACAGATGATTACGTATATAAATATATGGAAAAATTTGTGGTGTCTATTCCAAAGAATGAAATAACTAAATTAGTTTTCTACCAAGATGGAAAAGAGTATCAAATACAAAAAGGTGAAAAAGATAACTGGCAAATTGATGGGAAAGCTATTAAAGCTGATTATGTGGACAATCTCTTAGACGGAATAGTATTACTTCAAATTAGTGGATTAGATGAAGGAAAAAATATTTCACAGGGAGAAACACCTTTTGCTTTTGATGTGTATGGCAAGGACAAAGTAGAAAAAATAAGCTTTGCTAAAAGAGATACAGAAAATAAATATGTGCTTGTTAATGGACATTGCATAGGACAATATGTAACTTCGAAAGACATAAAAAATCTGCAAGATAGTCTTGATAAACTTATTAAGTAA
- a CDS encoding GldG family protein, with the protein MNNIRLKYGTNAFIMTALLLAILILANVIVTQKPIKWDLTKNKQYTLSDQTKQVLKNLKTDVTVYAFFKEGTTSKDMVKSLLDQYRNVSKRIIVHFVDPDKEPAIAQRYGITDYDTVLFIAGSGANEKRQIVNSYDIFGMGSQPNTATFNGEEQFTQAIIDVTQPKKLNAYILQGHDELNSIDYLVTFKNALRGEGYNVEDLNIGQAGGIPKNTDLLVIANPRRDFSDKEIAALKEYFDKGGKAIIAMGAEYGPLTQKSVNELLSTWGVKFDNDVVVDPGRNYFMDPLSPVPQYKFHTITNKLDLSNLYVVMPMSRSISYPDKPTENITIEQLLSTSDKAWGKTDFNSKDANFQKGDIKGPLSLGLAISDSKTGMKIVAIGSSMMFTDKIITLEANRDFLMNSANWLADKTTQISIRPKSLEFNQIFLTGKQAAILFYTTVVTIPLVMWIIGGYMWYRRKTL; encoded by the coding sequence ATGAATAATATAAGGCTAAAGTACGGGACTAATGCTTTTATAATGACAGCTCTTTTACTGGCTATTTTAATATTGGCAAATGTCATAGTTACGCAAAAGCCTATCAAGTGGGATTTGACTAAAAACAAGCAATATACCCTTTCTGACCAGACAAAGCAGGTTTTGAAAAACCTCAAAACAGATGTTACAGTTTATGCCTTTTTCAAAGAGGGTACTACTTCAAAAGATATGGTAAAAAGCTTGTTAGACCAATATAGAAATGTTTCAAAGAGAATAATTGTCCATTTTGTAGACCCAGATAAAGAACCGGCAATTGCTCAAAGATATGGAATTACGGATTATGACACAGTGCTTTTTATTGCAGGAAGTGGTGCTAATGAAAAAAGACAGATAGTAAATTCTTATGATATTTTTGGCATGGGTAGCCAGCCTAATACTGCTACTTTTAATGGAGAAGAACAGTTTACACAGGCTATAATTGATGTTACACAACCTAAAAAATTAAATGCGTATATTCTTCAAGGACATGATGAATTAAACAGCATTGACTATTTGGTGACTTTTAAAAACGCTTTGAGAGGAGAAGGATATAATGTAGAAGATTTAAATATAGGACAGGCAGGAGGAATACCAAAAAATACAGACTTATTAGTTATTGCTAACCCAAGAAGAGACTTTTCTGACAAGGAAATAGCTGCTTTAAAAGAATACTTTGACAAAGGCGGAAAAGCAATCATTGCAATGGGGGCAGAATATGGGCCTTTGACTCAAAAATCTGTAAATGAGCTTTTGTCTACTTGGGGTGTAAAATTTGACAATGACGTTGTAGTAGATCCAGGAAGGAATTATTTTATGGACCCGCTTTCTCCAGTTCCTCAGTACAAATTTCATACTATAACTAATAAATTGGATTTATCAAACTTGTACGTTGTAATGCCAATGTCAAGAAGTATTTCTTATCCTGATAAACCAACAGAAAATATAACTATAGAGCAATTGCTTTCAACCAGTGATAAAGCTTGGGGTAAAACCGATTTTAACTCAAAAGATGCTAATTTTCAAAAAGGTGATATCAAAGGTCCTTTAAGCTTAGGCTTAGCTATATCCGATTCAAAGACAGGAATGAAGATTGTAGCTATTGGAAGTAGCATGATGTTTACTGATAAAATAATTACATTGGAAGCTAATAGAGACTTTTTAATGAACAGTGCTAACTGGTTAGCGGATAAGACAACACAGATTTCTATACGTCCTAAATCCCTTGAGTTTAATCAGATTTTCCTGACCGGCAAACAAGCTGCTATACTCTTTTATACCACAGTTGTAACTATTCCACTGGTAATGTGGATAATTGGAGGATACATGTGGTATAGGAGGAAGACATTATGA
- a CDS encoding ABC transporter permease, translated as MKMWEILKRELKGYFFSPTAYVLLGFYLLISGYFFSTFVLSTHYAVLSPILSSMVTVFMFISPILTMRLISEDMKTGTDQLLLTSPVTVTDIVIGKFFSAVFVYLVALVITFLYPIYLKLYSSPDMGSIIAGYIGVFLIGATFISIGLFASSLTENQMIAGVIGFALILVFWLISWLGDVFSGKAKTIFQNLSFFDRLNNFLNGLVNLSDVVFFISVIIFFIFLTIRVVDKRRWS; from the coding sequence ATGAAAATGTGGGAAATATTAAAGAGGGAGCTTAAAGGTTATTTCTTTTCGCCCACTGCCTATGTGTTGTTAGGATTTTATCTTTTGATATCTGGATACTTTTTTTCAACATTTGTGTTATCTACCCATTATGCTGTATTGAGTCCAATCTTAAGCAGTATGGTCACTGTTTTTATGTTTATAAGTCCTATTTTGACAATGAGGCTTATCTCAGAGGACATGAAGACAGGGACAGATCAACTTTTACTCACGTCACCTGTTACAGTTACTGATATTGTTATTGGCAAATTTTTTTCCGCAGTGTTTGTGTATTTAGTAGCACTTGTAATAACTTTTTTATACCCCATTTATCTTAAATTGTATTCTTCACCAGATATGGGCTCTATCATAGCAGGTTATATTGGAGTGTTTCTAATAGGAGCGACTTTTATATCAATAGGCCTTTTTGCTTCTTCCCTTACAGAAAATCAAATGATAGCTGGAGTAATTGGATTTGCTTTAATTCTTGTGTTTTGGTTGATTAGTTGGCTAGGAGACGTGTTTAGTGGAAAAGCAAAAACTATTTTTCAGAATCTGTCTTTCTTTGACAGGTTGAATAATTTCCTAAATGGATTAGTGAATTTAAGTGATGTAGTCTTTTTCATAAGTGTAATTATATTCTTTATTTTCTTGACAATTCGTGTTGTAGACAAAAGACGTTGGAGTTAG
- a CDS encoding ABC transporter ATP-binding protein produces MMIELKNVTKVYGTRKAVDNISFSVDKGEIVGFLGPNGAGKTTTMKMITGYMPPTSGTIKIAGYDIVEQPIEAKKHIGYLPEVPPLYLDMTVEAYLHFVGGIKGVPPKKRREDVERIIHEVGLTDVRKRLIKNLSKGYKQRVGLAQAIIGDPDVLVLDEPTVGLDPKQIKEIRDIIKELGKKHTIILSTHILPEVSMVCDRVIIINKGKIVAIDKTENLSTALQNSRRYFIKVEGPYEEVVNSVKEIEGVTNVEAEVDSDNTIKLTVESSADKDIRKDMFFAFAKKAFPILELKMLSYSLEEVFLELTTEEESYDENVGNIKEGA; encoded by the coding sequence ATGATGATAGAGCTAAAAAACGTAACAAAAGTTTATGGTACTCGTAAAGCAGTAGATAACATAAGCTTTTCTGTCGATAAAGGAGAAATAGTTGGTTTTTTGGGGCCCAATGGTGCCGGTAAAACTACCACTATGAAAATGATAACAGGATATATGCCTCCCACCAGCGGTACTATAAAAATTGCAGGATATGATATTGTTGAACAACCGATAGAGGCAAAGAAACATATTGGTTATTTACCAGAGGTACCTCCTTTGTATTTAGATATGACCGTAGAGGCATATCTCCATTTTGTGGGAGGTATAAAAGGTGTTCCTCCAAAAAAGAGAAGAGAAGATGTTGAACGAATTATACATGAAGTTGGTTTGACTGATGTGAGAAAAAGGCTTATAAAAAACTTGTCTAAAGGTTATAAACAAAGGGTTGGACTTGCACAAGCAATCATAGGAGACCCTGATGTTTTGGTATTAGATGAGCCGACAGTAGGTCTTGACCCTAAGCAAATTAAAGAAATAAGAGATATTATAAAAGAGTTAGGGAAAAAGCATACAATAATTTTAAGCACTCATATATTGCCAGAAGTTAGTATGGTGTGTGACAGAGTTATTATAATAAATAAAGGGAAAATTGTTGCAATAGATAAGACAGAGAATTTATCAACTGCATTGCAAAATTCAAGGAGATATTTTATAAAAGTGGAAGGGCCTTATGAAGAAGTAGTAAATAGTGTAAAAGAGATTGAAGGAGTAACTAATGTAGAAGCAGAAGTTGATTCAGATAATACGATAAAGTTGACAGTGGAATCTTCTGCTGATAAAGATATTCGAAAAGATATGTTTTTTGCTTTTGCCAAAAAAGCCTTCCCAATATTAGAACTTAAAATGCTAAGTTACAGTCTTGAAGAAGTATTCTTAGAACTTACAACAGAGGAGGAAAGCTACGATGAAAATGTGGGAAATATTAAAGAGGGAGCTTAA